The region TGCACAAGGAGAAGATGCAGTGTTGcttcttcctgcctccttttCCTCCATGTTCTTCTCCCTGGGTGTGTTTCTTTCCCAGCTGCCAGCTCCCCATTCTTCAGCCCTTATCCACGCAGTTTGGGTTAGGACTAGCACCACTTTGCCGCCCTGccttttcagtttttccagtCTTGAGTGGAGCCAAGGCACAGGGCCCAGTGCGCTGAGCTCAGCCTGGTTCCACAGGTCCAGAGACACACTGAAGCCCAGAGCCTGCAGGGATGAGCCCAGGTGGCACATGAGCCCTGGCAAAGCCTGGTCGTCATCAGGCGGGTACAGCAACACCACATGACAGCCACCCACAGcacctgagagagaggaggatgagaaatTTTAGAAACTTCAGCAGTATTAAATAtgataggataggatagaaGCAGATGAATTTTTCGGATCCAGAAAGAAACTGTAATACATGCAAACGGGTGGCTTAAGGGGGTGAAAAGTTAGGATGATTCTAAGGGCCCATGACTAACAGGGGTCCTAAAAAAATATTGGAAAAttagttaatttttttaaatgaactaacacttttttattcttgtttctGGCAAAAATCAACCATCCAAACACCCCCctttatttacatgaaatggttcagtcctgtctcCTGTCTCTTATTTTCATAACTCGATGTCAGTAGATATTGTACACTTAGTATTGGACTATTAGAGAGTTGCATGCATTCACAAgtagaggtgtggttacagcaaGTGTGCATGGTTGGCACTGCCTTTGTGTGGTGTTGGGGCCCAATGGAGCCTAAAATCCCTGGTAGCACCCCTGCATGcaagtaaaaatgtaaacacaactcCTCTTAATATTCCTCCCTTCTCTACAGATGtatgaattaaataatgaaaatgttaaattcagAGGGAtgcacaaaataatgaaatggaTATTTGGCTGTCACATACCTTTAACATCATCTTTTTTCAGCCGTCTCAACACATTGACTGGATGGAAAACAGAACATATATTTAGCTATTTTGCCAAGgtgtaaaatgaatatttaatgaaatgaaatgaaaacataccTTTTATGAACCCTTTAACAAAATATGCTCCGAGAACGGCCAAACACATCAGTAGTAATCCGATGAGGAGCGGCAGACCCCATCTCAATCGAGAAGctggaaaaatacattaattaagaAGCACAAAAGTCTTTATAAAGCAAGTTCCACAAACATTGCTTATGTTACAAAACAAAGGCCAAGTGTACAGTAAATTTACAGTGAGTAATTTCCTATTGGGCACGATCCAATGAAAGAATGTATTTGTATTAGCTGATAACAGTTAAACATTAAACCCATTTAACCTGAGTCTGGATAACAATTAATAGCCTTACTTTTAAATGGACACTGGGGTTCCAAGGATGATTCCGACCCATTTATCTTCATCTAATAAATGATTGAAGGAGTAAGTGTTGTTACAGTATGTACTGCAGGATTACTGTGCTTAAAAGAAAATTATTGCTAAATAATTACAAGGTACTAAAACAAGAATCACCTGAACACAAAGCAGAGGGTGTGATGGCACGTTGAACTCTCCGATTTTCTGAAAAATGCAtgaagttaattaattaattttaaaaatttcaatgaagaaaaagaagattaaTCATTTGTCATGACGGGTCAAAAATTATGCTGAACAATTACAACAAGATCATTTATACTGATATACTGGCTGATTTCATGGACAGATTTTCATAAATTGTCCTAATATGGAGCAAATTAACATGATATGAACATAGACTCAGAGCTTGTTCAATGTAAATCACTGCTTTTTGTTATGGTAAGAAAATCAACTTGTAAAACTTGGTTACTTTAAGTTATTTTATACAGTAGTTGCATAAAAAGCCAGTTATGAACATTAttctaaaaatgtttctattgtTATGTTAAGGAATGCTTAAATATTCAAGATTTACAAGTTCGTTTTAATGCAAGACAccaaatttaaatcattttcatgaCATCTGTGTTCACCTGTTGTTTATCTCCTGGGTTTGATACTCTGAGAACTTCCACATACTGGTGTGTTTATACGGCAAATAATCGTAACCCCACCTACACACTGGTAATCTCCATTTAACTAATCATGGCTGCACCAGTGTTGATTTAGTTGTTTCCTATTAAAGAGAGCCaatacttaaaaatatatagtttgtattttatatttatactcaATTTAGATCACTGTGTAGAGATCTGGTTTTACtttgacattaaaacacatgatTCCTCTTTGATTCAATCTTGTAGAACAAAACAGGATTACAGTTTtgggatattttttttttattttttttttcttcttctaaaatGTAGGGGTTTTAGCAACCTGAAGGTTTGATCACCTTTATGCTAActaaataatacacatttttatccaAGAATTATCTTCCTGGCCATGCAGAGAAGGTGTTGAAACAGTGTTTAGGCCTTCATATAACTGAGTATTAATCATTATATATGagtaaatcaaatattttaatgattgaaATAACTGGGAAAACTTAgaattaataaaagaaaaaaaatcatatagtCAAAATGATTCTGGGAGATAATGGAGTCTACTCATGACCTCAATGTTTCTAAAATCATAGCCCTGGATATGACACCTTGCACATGATGCAGGATGAGTATATAGCCTAGGATGGAGTGCTGCTTAAGATGCAaaaattcacaattttttttttacccagttTCCGTTATGTGTTGCAATCCAGCCTGCATCCATATTGCTGTGCAGGCTCTGTCTGGAGCCCGTCACCTCCTCACACTGTCCTCCTACCGGGTCTTTCTTGCACAGCCACACGACTGCCTCCAGCCTGCAGGGGGCAGTCACATTCCAACTCAGCCCTGTGCCACCCTCTATCATCGGGTACTCTaccatagacacagacacattgtgCAGCATTCCTTCCAGTACATCTGGGGGGGAAGGAAAAACAATGCTACTCTATGTATCTAAGAAACTATTTGCAAAGCAAATTTATCTTGATCTGAGATTAACCTAGGTGAACTCCCTTTACCTTGTTGGTTTTTGAAAGGGCAGAATTCTCTTCGAAGTGGCTTTCCAACCCACCACACCTgtaaacaaataatttaatgtattcattttattccAGTTTGTTAGTTAAACAATTTGTAGCTGTTTATTTCTTGTCAGTTACAATAAACTAACAGCTACCTGAAAGCACAAGCATGGTGCAACAAAGTTTGACGAAATGACCATTTTTTCCTTGCCTTTGGGCTGCAAAGAGTAAAAGAAAAGTTACGCATATATAGACATACAAAATTGATTTTGGTCTGACGATGCAGTCAGGATAGTCTGGATAGTTGATCATTGACTGACCCATTCAAGGACCTCTCTACGCATTTCATTCCAAAGTATCGAGACCATCAGCTCATCTGTTCGGTTGGTGTCTTTCAGTTGCAGGACCATATTTTTCTGCTTATTAGTCTCTGCTTGAAGTCTGGGAACTGGGGCCGAGACATGGAAGTCAGCTTTGACTGAAATGCATCACTCTTTCAAGCATGTAAAATTACTTCTGATGTTAGCTTGTGTATGCTCACAAGCAATAAGAGGTGGAACTCTGCACATTAATCACtactttaatgacattttaataatatgtcCAAACAAATTTTATATCTTACCATCACATTCCTTTATACTCCCTTCAAGCTCCATGGAGCACTCtaaaaaaaataggagaaaggagaaagaggagaagatgtTCAGTGACATCAGCAgtcaacaaataaacacatcttTGCTTACAATGGAGCAATTCATCTCACCTTCTTCTAAGGATGGGATTGTGATATTTTGATCATGTGTGTAGACGTTGACTAAATAAACACTGCCAAACGTCACTTTTTCTGTCAACAGCAGCTGCATTTACAGGAAATGTATAcatattgtaaaataattaacaacaaaaactgacacaagacaTTTTGCAAACTGGTCACTGAGCAATTCAATGAGTAGGTGGTGCAGGGCTGGTTTTAAAGAGAGGCAAATAAATCAATGATGATAGGAAAATCCTTCGCATCTGCTCAGTGAAGTACAAATATTAGCTACCTCATGCGTGGAATCAGGATGGTAGCTTGGTTTAAACTGGATGATCTTGTTACAATCTATGGAGCCCGGGGAGCTAAGACGCACGTTCACTGAAGTGAACACAGAGAATAGAGCAGAAGAAGGGTAAAACagtgtaattattattaaaaagtaATCTGTAGCATAGAATTTGTGTGACTCTTTAGTTGTGTTTATGATTCCATACCTTTTGACTTAGGAGGCACAAACTGAGCACTTCCCTCTGCCACTGGATTTGTGAGCTCATCATCATCCGTTTCTGCAATGACATCTGTAATGTTCTCACAATCAGTAAATACAGCAG is a window of Scomber scombrus chromosome 10, fScoSco1.1, whole genome shotgun sequence DNA encoding:
- the wu:fl23c11 gene encoding interleukin-17 receptor C → MPNTDVTRVELKAILCCSASQDCEPCLRIIITIKDVIAETDDDELTNPVAEGSAQFVPPKSKVNVRLSSPGSIDCNKIIQFKPSYHPDSTHELLLTEKVTFGSVYLVNVYTHDQNITIPSLEEECSMELEGSIKECDVPRLQAETNKQKNMVLQLKDTNRTDELMVSILWNEMRREVLEWPKGKEKMVISSNFVAPCLCFQVWWVGKPLRREFCPFKNQQDVLEGMLHNVSVSMVEYPMIEGGTGLSWNVTAPCRLEAVVWLCKKDPVGGQCEEVTGSRQSLHSNMDAGWIATHNGNWKIGEFNVPSHPLLCVQMKINGSESSLEPQCPFKTSRLRWGLPLLIGLLLMCLAVLGAYFVKGFIKVNVLRRLKKDDVKGAVGGCHVVLLYPPDDDQALPGLMCHLGSSLQALGFSVSLDLWNQAELSALGPVPWLHSRLEKLKRQGGKVVLVLTQTAWIRAEEWGAGSWERNTPREKNMEEKEAGRSNTASSPCADVFGASLSCILADYLQGRAGERFMLVQFESLPPEPPGGCRPLPELFRGLHVYSLPSQSLGFLTELAGARQMATASARRKRAGGLRMASRALARGLSGFTAGTTVFCLAGMPQTCVRVGVEDSGETIPLQPCHISPPSSPDTSLKVSEMEWV